The Gossypium hirsutum isolate 1008001.06 chromosome D03, Gossypium_hirsutum_v2.1, whole genome shotgun sequence genomic interval TGGAAGGAGTATCGGATAATCATAAAAAATCCTCTTACCCTCTATAATTTGTCTCCAAAGGTTTGATGAAAAATATGCATATTCactaaatgtttttaaatttttgtccTCCGCTAACTTAGTTAAGCTTCAATTAGTAAACttgttagttaaattaattttgagtaaattgcataaatggtCATTCTAAATTAGGATTTATCCtattttagtcactctaattttttttatttaatcactcTAAATAAGATAATTGTTATATACTAATTATTTTAGATTGAGTGAAATTCTTAGTTGTATTTTGGATACGGACAAATCGAAAATTAATTGTCTAATTAGTTTAACTATCAATCTAATTTACATAGAACAAGATTCAAACTTGACATTAATGTTCCAACCTTGAAAACTAATATCATTAATAAccatattttgttttcttttactttttgctTTTTAAATAACTTTATGTAAATAAATGTTATCTATTAACTTTGCTATGAATTATtactaaaaatatgtttttatgtacaaaataaattatattattataaaaatatttgtagattTATACTTTCCATATAAAATCTATAGAAATTCAATCAtattctcaaaaatataaaaatttaaatgtaataaaatatttgaacCAATGACAATGAAATTTAGATATCTATctttaccattttaataaaaaaattatttttatttaaactttcgataattatatttattaaatattttttcacataatttagataatgatattttatgtaaataaaagCTATTAGTTTGAAATGGAATACCTGATTAGAGCATGTAGGTCTTCAAATTTCTCCTTGATTTCAACGATCAGAAAAAGGAATGAAGAAGAACGAAAGAAGGAGAAGGAGCCTTACCTGGATGAAGGAGGAACCGAAAGAGGTTCTTGACCAAACTGATTTGCAACCCAAGAGAAAGGGGAAggagaaaggaaagaagaagGGTAACCAAACATCAGAAAAGCCTGAAGAATGCAACTGAAGAATATATgggtaaaagagaaaaaaaagcaaCTGAAGTTGCTAAATTTTTTCTAGAGCAAAAGGCTCCAGTCTAAAATTAAACCTCCAGTGAGGTGAAATGCATTTTCAACGTACTAAAGAATGCTTTCCAAACAACCTTTCGTTTACTAACATTtcaattgcaattttttttaaccTAAAAAAATCAACACACTGGGAACCAATTGCTTCCAAAGGAAGCCTTACACTTTGACTGTATAATaaactttattaaataaaattgactTAATCATAATTAAGTAGACATTGACTGATAAAAAGgtacaaatataataaattaaaattattatttaatatgaaatacaattgtttattatatatttaatttaatatttttatttatcatttttttattctcCTCTCATCATTATAAGTTTGAATCTAAATACATTTTAATCTCAATCATAGTCCTTCTCACTGTCATTGTTGTTTTTAATCCCATGAAAAAATCATCATTCATccaaataaaacttaaattattatctaattaaatagTATCACTAACTCAAATCAAAATAACAAATCTAAAAGATAAGACAGTGCCGCATTACATAGCCCACTTCACAATCATTATCAAAGCATTGATTCGCTTGTGGATCTGTAAAAATGGCAGATACAATGCACCCCACTTTATGCAACTGTGATCTATGAACAATCGTTTACTTATTCCAACTGGTGTAGTCATTTATCACCATCTTCGAAAGGGACAGACACGCgaattattataacatttaagCGAAGAGATTTACTCCAAATTCCATTAGCAACTTGTAATTACAACAAAACCACATCAACCAACACAAGGGTAACAACAACAATTTAAGATTCCATAAAACCCTAATCCTAAATTTATCGAATTCCGCCAAATTACAGAGAGAAAAAAAACCCTAAGGTCAAATTTCAAGAGCTAGTAAACTTGGTAACCGCCTTAGTACCTTCAGAGACGGCGTGTTTGGCGAGCTCTCCGGGAAGTACAAGCCTAACTGCGGTCTGGATTTCCCTGGAAGTAATCGTTGGCTTCTTGTTGTACCTCGCGAGTCTAGAAGCCTCCTGAGCAAGCTTCTCGAAGATATCGTTGATGAAACTGTTCATGATCCCCATAGCCTTGCTTGAGATCCCGATATCAGGATGGACTTGCTTAAGGACCTTGAAGATGTAGATCTTGTAGGTCTCCACGCTCTTCTTggccttcttcttcttcttgtctcCGGCCGCGCCGCCTTCTTTGGGAAGCTTCTTACCGGCCTTCGGCTTCTTCTCGGCAAGGGATTTCTCAGCGACGGTAGTCTTTTTCTCCTCGGCCGGCTTCTTCTCAGCAGGCTTCTTCTCGGCTTTGGGCGCCATGGTAGATTCTCTTCTGGTTTGTTTTGAGTGGAAGACGATAAATTTTGCGCGATTTTCTGCTGGTTGACTGCTGTGGTTTTGACAAGGAAGCGGAAATGAATATATAGGAGAAAATGGTAGAGTTTGATTGGAAGATTTAGAGAGACGGGGATTGATGGTGTGGCGTTCTTGTGGCTGTTGGATTAATTATTTGGATCGACGGCCTGGAAATGTGCCTTAAGACGGTTTAGCGTGGGAAACAAAGATGGAAACGTGGCGGAATGTTATTGGAGATATCATGGCGCACAGATTAATGAGCCCTGATCTAATGTATGATTGtgtatatatcaattaaaattcattcaaaggtatataaattatagtttttaaaaattttaaagtaaaatttataataattttgtaacaattttattataagtttcttactcttttttataaatttataatatttttaaataaagcaataaaatgattatatttaatacacaatataattatttttattatgttttaaatatttttatataggtttttaaatttaaaccagttttggaaaaaaatatttttttattaaaactagatttatcaatataaatagtttttaaaaattttgaaaatgtaatattataattataattggtaatatttttaaatttctataaattttgtaattaacAAATTGTAATATGTTTTAACATATCTTACAccgtttttaatatatatatatataaaattttaaaaataaaaagttgaagttgttttaacaaatttgttttaaaatatgtttgttaaaaatttttaaattcttatttttttttgtgaataattttaaaattttaaattttttaaacacaTACTTTTAATGTAGAtatgtttttgaaattaatttaatttaatattttaaatatatttaactgaaaaatattttaaagtattgataaagattAAATAAGGTGTTCTTTGATAAACCAAAAAATTAAGTACTGAAAAAATAAGTGTTGAAAAATTAactattga includes:
- the LOC107950272 gene encoding probable histone H2B.1, producing the protein MAPKAEKKPAEKKPAEEKKTTVAEKSLAEKKPKAGKKLPKEGGAAGDKKKKKAKKSVETYKIYIFKVLKQVHPDIGISSKAMGIMNSFINDIFEKLAQEASRLARYNKKPTITSREIQTAVRLVLPGELAKHAVSEGTKAVTKFTSS